TCCTGGCCCCCGCCCTTCTCCTGCTGGCCGCGATCGTCCGGGCCGACAGCCCCGGGCCTGTCCTGTTCAAGCAGGAAAGGATCGGAAAGCGGGGCACTACCTTCCAGATGCTGAAGTTCCGTTCCATGGTGGTGGATGCCGAAGCACACCTGGAAGCCCTGAGCAGCCAGGACGAGGGCGCCGGCGTCCTGTTCAAGATCCGCGGAGATCCCCGCGTTACCCGGTGCGGCCGGTGGATGCGCAAGTACTCCCTGGACGAGCTGCCGCAGTTCTGGAATGTCCTGGTGGGAAGCATGAGCCTTGTGGGGCCAAGGCCGCCACTGTCACGGGAAGTCAGCGGCTACGAGCGCCACACTCACCGCCGGCTGTTGATCAAACCCGGAATCACGGGGTTGTGGCAAATCAACGGACGCTCGGATCTTCCGTGGGACGAGGCAGTCCGGCTGGATCTCTACTACGTGGAGAACTGGTCAATAGCGGGGGACCTCATGATCATGTGGCGGACCTTCCGGGCAATGATCCGGCCATCCGGCGCCTATTAGTGAACGTCACGCAGTACCTGATAAGAACCGCGCTTTCAACACAGAAGTCGAGTGGGAAATGAGCATACGAACAATTCCATCGGGACAACTGAAGGGCCACACAGTCCGGCCCAAGCTTCAGATTGCAGTGGTCGGGGCAGGCTATTGGGGTCCCAATCTCGCCAGGAACTTGAAAGCCAGCCCTGACTGGGACCTGGTGGCCATTTGCGACCTGGACGTAGAACGCGGGCTCAGGCTCGCCGAAACGGTAGGTGGCGTGGCCGTCGTCGAGTCCTTGGACGAACTGCTGGACACGTACAACCTCGACGCCGTTGCGGTGGCGACACCGGCACATACCCATCACGGAGTGGTGATGACGGCGCTGCGCGCCGGGAAACATGTGCTGGTGGAAAAGCCCTTGGCGGACAGCCGGGCAAAAGGCTTGGAAATGGTGGAAGAAGCCAAAGCCCGGGGTTTGGTGCTGATGGCAGACCATACCTACTGCTTCACCCCCGCAGTCTTGAAAATCCAGGAGCTCGTAGCAACCGGCGCGTTGGGCGATATTCTCTACGTGGATTCGGTCCGCATCAACCTGGGCCTGGTCCAACCGGACGTCAACGTCTTCTGGGACCTGGCTCCCCATGACCTTTCCATCCTGGACTTCGTCCTGCCGGGCGGCTTGCATCCCACAGAGATCGCGGCCCATGGGGCAGATCCGCTGGGTACCGGCCGTGACTGCGTGGGACATTTGACGTTCGGCCTTCCCAACGACGCCATGGTGCACATCCACGTGAACTGGCTCAGCCCCACCAAGATCCGGCAGATGATCATCGGGGGATCGAAGAGGACCCTCGTGTGGGATGACCTGAACCCGCAGCAACGCCTCAGCGTCTACGATCGTGGGGTCAGTCTGGAACACCAGCCCCGGTCCGCCGCAGATAAACGGACCTCCGCCATTTCCTACCGCCTCGGCGACACGTGGTCACCTGCGCTGCAGGAACGCGAGCCCCTGGGCCAGGTGGTGGCCGAGCTCGCTGCTTCCATCCGGAACCACACCATGCCCCGTACCAGTGGTGAATCCGGGCTCCGCGTCCTGTCTGTCCTGGAGGCCGTCACCCAAAGCCTGAGCACCGACGGGCAGTCCACCGTGGTGGCCGGCAACGAGGTCAATCTCCAGGTTGCGCGGTGAAAAGGCTCCTGGGCGCCAACGTCCTGGTCACCGGTGGCGCCGGAACCATAGGGTCCACGCTGGTTGACCAATTGCTCGACGCCGGTGCGGCGCACGTGGACGTCCTGGACAACCTGGTGCGGGGACGCCTCGCAAACCTGGACGCCGCCTTGGCCAGTGAACGGGTGGACCTGGTGGAAGGTGACCTGCGGGACCGCGACCTGGTGCATGACCTCACCCGGGGCAAGGACCTGGTGTTCCACCAAGCCGCCATCCGCATCACCCAATGTGCCGAGGAACCACGGCTGGCACTTGAAGTGCTGGTGGACGGAACGTTCAACGTGATCGAGGCCGCCGCCCAACACTCCGTTGACAAGCTCATCCTGGCCTCCAGTGCTTCTGTCTACGGCATGGCCGAAGAATTTCCCACCACTGAACGCCACCACCATCACAACAACGACACGTTCTACGGCGCAGCCAAGTCCTTCAACGAGGGGATGGCGAGGAGCTTCCGGGCGATGACCGGCCTGAACTACGTGGCTTTGAGGTACTTCAACGTGTATGGCCCACGGATGGACGTCCACGGGCTGTACACCGAGGTGCTGGTCCGTTGGATGGAGCGGATCGTCGATGGCCGTCCGCCCCTGATCTTCGGCAGCGGTCAGCAGACCATGGATTTCATCCACACCGCCGACGTGGCCCGGGCCAACGTCCTGGCAGCAGTCAGTGACGTCACCGACGGTGTCTACAACGTGGCCAGCGGGACCGAAACCAGCCTCGCCGGGCTGGCCCAAACGCTGCTGGGGGTCATGGAGTCACCGCTGCACCTTGAGCACGGACCGGAAAGGGCCGTCAACGGCGTGGCGCGCCGCCTGGCCGATACCTCGGCCGCACGGGTGGACCTCGGGTTCGAGGCCGCCGTTGGCTTGGAGGACGGACTGCGCTCGCTGGTTGCCTGGTGGCGGCCACTGCGCGAAGAGATTGCCGCAGCACGGACCACCAACCGCCCTGACGCTCCGGTAGCTGGTGCAAGATGACCGCCTCCGGTCTCCACCTGGCACGCATCGACGTCATGAAGCCGTGGCTGGGCGAGGACGAGGCCCAGGCAGTGGCCGAGGTGATCGCCTCCGGATGGGTGGCACAAGGTCCCAAAGTCCGCCAGTTCGAAGAAGCGTTCTGTCTGCTGCAACAGGCAGGCTTCGCCGTCGCGACCTCCAATTGCACTACAGCCCTGCATCTGGCCCTTGTGGTGGCCGGCGTGGGCCCGGGCGATGACGTAGTGGTCCCGTCGTTCTCGTTCATTGCCACAGCCAACGCGGCAACGTACGTGGGGGCTCGTCCGGTGTTCGCCGACGTTGACGTCACAACCGGTTGTGTCACTGCAGAGACACTGCGTGCCGCCCTGACTCCAGCCACCAAGGCAGTCATCGCCGTGGACCAAGGCGGAGTGCCCGTTGATCTGGCTCCCATCCGTGCGATGTGCGATCCGCTGGGCATCACTGTGGTGGAAGATGCTGCCTGCGCCATCGGTTCCCGCTACCACGGCAGGGCCGTGGGGGCCGGAGCGGAAGTCGCCGCCTGGTCCTTCCACCCACGTAAGGTCCTCACCACCGGGGAGGGCGGCATGCTCTCCACTTCGCGGCAAGACTTTGCTGATACATCAAGGCGCCTCCGTGAACACGCCATGAGCGTCTCTGCTGCCGACCGGCACGCCAGCATTCTCGCGCCCCCGGAGGAGTACCTCGACATTGGGTTCAACTACCGCATGACCGATCTTCAGGCCGCCGTCGGAATCGTCCAACTGGGGCGGCTCCGGGAAGTCATCCAGCGGCGGCGGGAACTGGCAGCCACGTACGCCAACGCTTTCGCAGGAATCGAGGGTCTACGCCTTGTCAGCGACCCGGACTATGGAATCAGCAACTTCCAGTCCTGCTGGCTTGAAGTCGGGCCAGGGTTCCCCCTGGGACGCGACGGGTTGATGACTGCTTTGGCCGAGGATGGAATCTCGGCGCGACGCGGCATCATGGCAGCCCACCGCCAACCGGCCTACGCGGGCAAAGACACCGGGAAGGCAGGCTTGGATGCCACCGAATGGCTGACTGACCACACGCTCATCCTGCCCCTGTACCATCAGCTTTCCCTGCACGATCAGGTCCGGGTCATCGATTCCGTGCTTCGGGCAGCAGGTCGACTGACATGAGTGAACTTCTCCTCATAGCAGCCAGCGGCCTGGCCAGGGAGGTCCTGGCCATGGTCCGCAGCAACGGGCCCTTTGACGTGATCGGGATCCTCGACGACGACGAAGACAAACTCGGGCGGGTGGTGGACGGCGCCCACGTCCTTGGCCCCATCCGGGACGCCCTGAATTTCCCCCATGCATTTTTGCTGGTGTGCATCGGATCCGGATCAGGGCGGGAAGCCGTTGTGATGCGGCTCAGGACCCTGGGACTGGATGAAGGGCGATATGCCACGGCCATAGACCCCTCCGTGCAGATACCCGAAGGCTGCATGATCGGCAAGGGCAGCATCCTCCTTGCCCACGTGAGCATGACGGCGTCCGTGACGATCGGCAACCACGTAGTAGCCATGCCCGGAGTGACCTTCACCCACGACGACGACATCAGCGATTTTGCGACCTTCGCCTCAGGGGTGTCGCTTGGGGGCAACGTCCACATCGGGCGTGCCGCCTATGTCGGGATGAATGCCAGTGTCCGCGAGCGCACGTCCATCGGCGCGAATGCAACGATCGGGATGGGCGCGGCGGTTCTCACCGACGTACCGGCGGAGGAAACCTGGGCCGGGGTGCCGGCGCGGGTGATCAGGCGGGGAAATTCCCCTGCACTGGAGGGCATCCAATGAAGCTGATGCGTCCCGTTCCCCTGCGGCACCCGGTGAGTGTTTCGGTGGTGGTGCCGTGCTACAACTACGGACACTTCCTGCCTGAGGCTGTTGCCAGTGCTTTGGAGCAGGAGGGCGTGGACGTCGAGGTCATCGTGGTCGATGACGCGTCCACGGATGGCAGCGCCGCCGTGGCCTGGCGGCTGGCCTCCGAGGACCAGCGCATCAGCGTTGTCCTCCACGACAGCAACAAAGGGCACATTGCCACGTACAACGACGGACTCTCCAGGGCGCGGGGCCGCTACGTAACGCTTCTCTCCGCAGATGACGTCATAGCCCCCGGTGCGCTGGCCCGGGCTGCCGCGCTGATGGAAGCCAACCCCCGGGTGGGAATGGTGTACGGCCTTCCCCGGGACTTCACTGACAAGCCTCCGGCCCCTTCCTCACATGACCGCAGTACGTGGACTGTGTGGGAAGGCCGGGCATGGATTTCCCTGGCGTGCGCCCGCGGGAGGAACTTCATCCTTTCGCCCGAAGTGGTCATGAGGACCGCGGCTGTGCTCAGCGTAGGTGCTTACAGTCCCTCGCTGCCGCACTCCGGGGACCTGGAATACTGGCTGCGGGCCGCTGGCTCCTGGGATGTGGGCAGGATCAACGGGCCGGTGCAGGCGTTCTACCGGGTCCATGGGGCCAACATGCATCAGACAGAGTTCGCAGCGGCCGCCGTGGATCTCAAGCACCGCTTGGAGGCCTTCCGGGTCCTTGAAGACTCCCGGTTTCCGGGCAATCCGAGGAATCGTGCACGGCAGGTGCAGCGTGCCAAGTGTGCGCTCAGCAGGGAAGCCGCCCAATTGGGCTTCAGGGAAATCAACCAGGGCGGATCGGTGGAGGCCGCAGTCGAGCTCCGGAAGTTCATCGAGGGCCTTCACGAGGTTCCCGGAAATATCCACCGGGCCAACGCGTTGCATGCCAGGATCGCCCGGGCAGCCCGCGGCCGGAAACCAAGGGCAGGGAGGTTCGCCGTTGGTTTTGTGCGGAGCCAGCTGGACCGGGTGCGTTGGCGGGTATGGGCCCTGACGGGAATCTCGTGACCACCGTCAGCGGCCAGGACCGCACACTGGGCAACCGGGCTGCGAGCGCCACGCTCTGGGGCGGTGTCAACATGGCCTTGGGCAGGATCGTGCAGTTTGCCACCACCATTATCGTGGCCAGGATGATAGCCCCGGAGCACTTCGGTGCGCTCGCGGTAGCCATTGTGGTGCAGACCATCGCCACCAACATGGCCGAGCTCGGTGCGACCGCAGCCTTGGCACGAGGCACCGGGGATCCGGACAAGATCGCCCTACCGTCTTCTCCATTGCTCTGGTCACCAGCGGCGTCATGACGGCGGGTGCAATCGCCCTGGCACCTGCCTTGGCAGCAGCGTTTGATGACCCCGCCGCGACGCCCGTGATCCAGGTGCTCTCGCTCACCATCCTCCTCCAAGGGGCTGGTGCCGTCCCTTCCACCATGGTGTGGCGGGAGTTCCTGCAAAAGCCGCGGGTCGTCGTCGACCTTTGCAGCCTGGTCACCGTGCTGGTACTGGTGGTGCCGATGGCATTGGACGGCTGGGGAGCGATGGCGCTCGCCTGGTCCAGGGTGGGTGGACAGCTGGTGGCCTTGGCGGGTTATTGGATCATCACTCCCAAGCGGTACGCCCCGGGCTTTGACCGTGCAGTGGCCGCGGAGATCCTGCGCCTGGGTATGCCGTTGGCCATGGCAAACCTGGTGGTCTTCGTGACCCTGAACGTGGACTATCTCCTGATAGGCCGGATGCTTGATCCGACGGCATTGGGCTTGTACCTCCTGGCGTTCAACCTGGCCGGGCTGCCAAGTTCGGTGATCACTGCGGTCATCCGGGCCACTGCGGTGCCCACCTTTGGCAGGCTCTTCTCCGAAGGAACCTTAGGGGTGCTGGCCGCCCGGTTCGTGACCGGGGTTTCCTATGGCGCATTTCCGATCTCCGCCATGGTGATTGCGCTGGCACATCCCTTGATCGTCACCGCCTATGGCGGGGCATGGGCGCCGGCGGGCATTGCACTGGCCACGCTGGGGGTCTTCGGCGCCACACGGATCCTGGTGGAGCTCTTCGCTGACCTGAGCGTGGGTGCAGGCAGGACCGGATGGCTCTTTTGGGTCCAGGTAGCCTGGCTTGCCGCCCTGACGCCGGCACTTTTCGCCGGCATCACGTGGTGGGGGATTGCCGGGGCGGGAATCGCGCATGCTGCAGTGGCCTGCCTGGTGGTCATTCCCCTCTACGTCACGTCCTTGACGTCGGTCCTGCACACCAGCGCCTGGCAGCTCCTGCGCGGAAGTGTCCGCCCCCTTGCGGCTGCCGCCGTGGCAGGGGCTTGTGTTTGGTTGGCCACCCAAGGGATAGCCAACCCTGCCGTGGCCATGGTTTGCGGCCTACTGCTCGGTTCGGTCCTGTATGGCCTTCTGACCTTCCGCCAAGGCAAAGAACTCGTGGCTGAGATCCGCGGGCTGCTCAGGGCCAGGGCCACGGCGTCCGAACCCTCCCCAACCGGCATTCCCGGAGGCACGGTCCAACCATGAAACCGATATCACTGTCTACCGCCCGCCTCGCAGCCCAGCGTGTCCGCCGGGATGGCTGGCGGCCTGTTGCCCGGGTAGTGGCGGCAAAGCTGGTCACCTCCGCTGTGGATGCTTGGCATCTGGCAGAACCGGGGCTTCCCCTGCGGGAGGAAGACATCATGGACCCCAGGTGTATTGCCCGTCCCGCCGCCGCGCCCGTCACTACCGGACACCTGAGGATCGGCTGGCTCTGCACGCCGCCTGCGCCCGGCTCGGGAGGGCACACCACCTTCTTCCGGATGGTGGAGGAGATGGAAGAGCGAGGCCATCAGTGCACTTTGTTCCTCTACGACACCAACGACGACGACACCAGCCGTCACGAAGAGACTATCCACAGCCACTGGCCGGCGCTGCGTGCCGGGGTTCGCAGCGCCACATATGGGATGGAAGGGGTGGATGCACTTATTGCCAGTTCCTGGCCCACGGCACACGTTGCCGCGGGACGGGCACCTGGCAGCGTCCACCTCTTCTATTTCATCCAGGACTACGAGCCGTACTTCTACCCCCGCGGATTCCTCTACGCACTGGCAGAGGACAGCTACCGCCTGGGGCTGGCCAACGTGGCGCTGGGCGGCATGATCGCCGACGTCATGCAGGAAGAACTCGGCGAAAGGCCCCAAGCCGTTGTCCCCTTCGGATGCGATACCGGCATGTACAGGCTTCCCGCGTCCGCTGAGCAACCTCCGCGGTCCGGCGTGGTCTACTACGCCAAGAAGAAGGTAGACCGACGCGGATACCTCCTGGCCAAACTGGCCCTGCAGCGTTTCCATGCCCTCCAGCCTGAGCAGGAAATCCATATCTACGGAGACAACGTCACCGGGTGGAACATCCCCGTCACCAACCACGGCAACCTCACCCCGGCGGAACTGAACAGCCTGTACCATCGAACGATCGCCGGGCTGGCCCTTTCCTTCACCAACATTTCGCTGGTCCCCGGCGAACTCCTCGCAGCGGGGAACATCCCCGTCATGAATCGAGCGCCCTTCGCTTCGGGACTGCTCAACGACCCCGACGCCGTGTGGGCACTGGGAACTCCCGCCGGCTTGGCCGCTGCGCTCGCGGACGTTGTCAATGCACCGGACATCGAGGACCGCGCCACAGCCGTTGCCGGCAGGAAACGGCTGGATTGGGCAGATTCCCGCGCGGCATTCGCCCACTTCGTGGAAGCCTCCTGTGCCAGGCTCCCACAAGAGACCCTGGAAGATTCCTTGCGTGGAGGCCACGCATGAAGCGTATGAAGAAGATCCTCACTTTCCCTCCGGCACGCGAAATCGAGGCAGGTGATCTGGAAGGAACGTCGGGCACCGCGGGCCACGTGGGCCTCCTGCTCAAATTCACGGCCTTTGCCGTGTTTTTCTTCCCTTCCAACATGGTGGTCAAACCCATCGGAGCCGTGGGGACGGTTCCCATCATGCTGGCCCTCCTGCTGCTGGCTTTTTGGCTCTGCTCGGCATTCTTCGGCCTGCACCATCCACTGCGGACCCGGCATCCGGGACGGCTGGGGCTGGGACTGCTGTGGGTGGGAACGTGCGCCTCCTATGTGGCACTGTTCTCCGGCTTCACTGGCAATACCAACGTTTCGGCCCAAGCTGCGGCCGACCGTTGGCTGATCCTGATCCTGGCCTGCGGCGGGATCGCACTGGTGGCGAGCGAAGCCGTCCGTACCCTGGACAACGCCATGTCGCTGGTCCGGGCCATCCTTGCCGGCGCCTTCTTCTGCTGCCTGGTGGCCCTGGTCCAGTTCCTCTTCCGGGTCAACCCGATGCTCTGGATCCAGGAGGCCATGCCGGGATTCACCGACAACGGAGGAAACACCGCCTTTCAAGTGCGCGGGCTCATGACCCGGGTTGCGGGAAGTACATTCCATTCCATTGAACTGGCCGTTGTCTGCGCCATGCTCCTGCCTTTGTCCATCTGGCGGGCCATCTATGACCGAACAGGCTACAAGTGGTTGCACTGGACGGGTACAGCCTTGCTGATCGTCGCCATCGCCTCCACAGTGTCCCGGTCCGGTGTCCTCGGGCTGTTCCTGGGAATGCTGGTGTTCATTCCCTTCCTCCCACGCTCAGCCCGACGCTGGGCGGTGGTGGCTGCACCGGCAGCTATGGCCGCACTGTTCCTAGCCATCCCCGGACTGGTGGGGACACTGACCTCCTCCTTCACCGCAGGAGACTCCGACCCCTCGCTCACAACCCGCACCAACAACTACCCCCGCGTGGCCGAGATGTTCGGTGAACTGCCCTTCCTGGGGCTGGGACCCGGAAACTACATGCCGGAGAACGCCCTTTACATCCTGGACAACCAATACCTCAATTCGCTGGTCACCCTGGGCCTGGTCGGCTTCATTGGCATGGTGGCATACCTGATCCTGCCCGCCGTGTCATCCTTCATCGCCGCCCGTGCATCCCGTATCCCCGCCCTGCGCTGCCTGGCAGGAGCGGCAGCGGCTGCCGGCGCCGTGGCAGCAGGCTGCTCGCTGACTTTCGATTCGATGGCTTTCCCCGTGTTTGCCCTGGTGTACCCCTTCGTCATCGGCCTCGGAGGAGGCGCTTGGATCATGATCCGCCGTGAAATCGAGCTCAGGGAAACCACAGCTCCTGACTTGTTCAAGAACGGTCCGCCCCAGGACGGACACCTCCGCAACCCATCAACTCCGAATGTCGAGGCGATCACATGGACCCGGTAGCAGTCATCAAGACATTGTGGCATCACAAATTCGTCGTGTTGCCTGTCCTGCTGGTGACGGTGCTCGCAGCCGTCTACGTGTACTCCTTTGCCCCACGCTCCTACGAAGCCAAGGCAACGTACGCGATTGTCAATCCAAAAATACCCACCGCGCTCGAGTTGGAGAAGAACCCGGCCCTGAACCTGCTCAACTCGGACAACCCTTATCTTCGATCAGCGGACTCCTCGCTGATTGCCCAGGTAGTGGGTACCAGGCTGAACGATGACACCACCGGGGATGCCCTCCAGAGGGAGGGGCTGAGCACGGACTTTACGGTCCAACGTCCGCCGGCTTCTTTCCTGATCGAGATTGCCGCAGCTTCTGACAGCAAGGATAAGGCCGTTGCCACGGTCAAAGCCCTGGGGTCCCGTCTGGAAGCTGACCTGCTGGCCATCCAGTCCATCAACGGCGCACATGAGCGTTTCTTGTACACTTCCCTGATGGTTGCTGCGCCGGACAACGCCACCGAGCAGTTCTCCAGCCGCCTCCGCTCACTGATCGTTGTCCTGGTGGCCGGAATCGTGCTCACCTTTGGGGCAGTGTCCATAGCCCGGGGCCTTGAAACATCGCGGGTGCGGGCCCGGGCGGCGTCCCCGGCGGGGGAGCGGAACAAGACGTCCCGCCGCAAAGACCATCAAGACCCTGACCCGAACGGGCCGGCTGCAGGAGGTCCCGGCCTTGACGAGCTCACTATCCAGGAGATTCTGACACCCGCCCAGGCAGGCCGCAGGGCAGAGCGGCCTTTCGCAGCAAACGGCCCGCTGAGTGAACCCCTGCGGTCCACCAGCAACGGGAAGTCTCCCGTCAAGGAAACATCTGCCTGAAAGGTAGCCCGTGAAACCAAGGACAGCCGGGGTCCTCAGCGGGACTGTTCTCGCCGGCCTTGCCGTTGCGGTTGCTGTTGCTGCAGCCAGCGGAGTAGTGCCCTTCGCCGGCGCGGGCACGCCCGGTCCAGGGCCTGCCGCCCCCTCAGCAACGGTGGCAGCAGGCAATGACGGTGTGACGCTGCGCCCCATTGACGGTGGCGCGGACTACTACGCACGATTCAAAGGCGGCCTCCCCGGCGATCCCGGGTTCTTCCCCATCGCGGTCTGGTTCGAAAGTGTCCTGGATAAGGGAAACATTGCCCTGGACACCGAAGCCGGGCTCAACACCTACGTGGAGCTGACCGCCAACTCCGACCTGAACCTGGTGAAGGCGTCGGGCATGTACGCCATACCTACCTTCGAGTCCCCGGACGCCTCCGGCTTCGCCCTCAGCGACGAAGTAGACATGTGGGCCGGGCCCGGCAATGCGCCCTGGACAGGAAAGTACCCCGGCGAAGGGCCCCTGTGCGTACCGGAGAACAGCAAATGCGGGTACACAGTCCAAAGCGAGCGGCGCGCAGCAGCACCCCCGGGGGCCATGCTGTACTCCAACTACGGCAAAGGTGTCGCCTTTTGGCTCTCCGACGAAGAGTCCGTGGAATTCTTCAAAGGAATCCAGGACGTCGTGTCCGCAGACACCTACTGGTTCACCGACCCCGGCATCTGTGCCAAGGGTGAAGGCGGTGCGCTTGTTGACTACGCCCGGGACCTGACACAGGATGAATGCCGGTTGGCGGCCAACTACGGGTGGACCATCGAGCGGGTCCGGACACTGCAGGCCGGCGGCCCTGCCACACCCATTTGGGCCTTCGTCGAAGCAGGGCACCCCTTCAAGGATTCGGCCAACGCCACCACCATCACAGCGCCCCAGATCCGGGCAGCAGTATGGAGCAGCCTGATCCACGGCGCCAGGGGAGTGATCTATTTCAACCACAACTTCGGTGGCGACTGCATCTCCCAGCACGTCCTCCGCGACTGCGGGGTACAGGTCCGCCCCACAGTCACTGCGCTCAACCGCCAAATCACCGCCCTCGCCCCAGTCCTCAATGCCCCGTTCCTCGACGGCGCCACCACTGCCACAGGACCCGTGGATTTCACCACCAAACTCCACAACGGAAAGGTCCATGTTTTCGCCGGGGCGAACAAGAACGCCGGTGGGAAGGCAAGCTTCCGCGTCCAGTGCGGCGGCAGCACCGCCGTCGTGATTGACGAAGACCGGACCATCCCGGTGGTGGACGGCACCTTCACCGACACGTTCGCTGACGGAAACGCAGTCCATCTCTACCGCATCGAAGGCGGCGGGAGCTGCGGCTTCTGACTAACGGCTGCTGTCGTCCCGCTCCCAGCCGGTTGCCACCGAACGCCCCAACAGCGGACGACGGCGGCCGACCACGGCGAAGGCCACGTAAACTACGGCGTCAACCGCCGACAACGGCCCCCTGACGGAGGCCAGAAGCTCCCGTACCGTCCGGGACGTCGTAGCCCCAGCTTCCTGCCCGTCCTGTTCCGCATTGCCACGGTAGGAGCGGCGAAGCACAGCCAGCAGGGCTGACCTCGTCCGTGGCGTCCGCACCACCACAGGTCCGGTGGGAAGCACAGCCTTCTCCACCCCACTGAAAAGGCGATCCACGTAATAGTCATCACCGGTCAGGATCGGAAACCCACCCAGACGATCATGACCAGCCCTGCCCAGGGCGTACGCACCCGCACCCCACAGCCCTTGGGCGTTGGACGGGATCCTGGCCCGCGCCCGATAGTAGGACCGCACCAGGACCGAAGCGCCCTCCGTGTCATATCGGAAAGCCGGACGGGCCGCCAACAGCGGACCGTCACCCAGTGAGGTCAGGACAGCGTGGACCGCCTCCGTAGTGACCTCGATGTCCGCGTCGAGGTAAAGGCGGGGCCAACGCTCCACCACCTGATCAGCTGCGTTCAACGCAGCGGCCTTCGACGCCGCCTCCACCTGGAGGACCCGCACCCCATGGAACCCGGACGCCACAGCCTCCGTCCCATCCGTGCACCCGTTGCACGCCACAATGACCTCCACGGTGCCCCAAGCAATCACGCCCTCCAGCGATTGAAGGGTCCTCGCGATGACGGAGGCTTCATTATGGGCAGGGATGATCACCGCACCGGATGGTGGCGCCACCCCTTGCGCTGGGGACATTTGCGCTGGG
Above is a genomic segment from Arthrobacter sp. YN containing:
- a CDS encoding chain-length determining protein, which translates into the protein MDPVAVIKTLWHHKFVVLPVLLVTVLAAVYVYSFAPRSYEAKATYAIVNPKIPTALELEKNPALNLLNSDNPYLRSADSSLIAQVVGTRLNDDTTGDALQREGLSTDFTVQRPPASFLIEIAAASDSKDKAVATVKALGSRLEADLLAIQSINGAHERFLYTSLMVAAPDNATEQFSSRLRSLIVVLVAGIVLTFGAVSIARGLETSRVRARAASPAGERNKTSRRKDHQDPDPNGPAAGGPGLDELTIQEILTPAQAGRRAERPFAANGPLSEPLRSTSNGKSPVKETSA
- a CDS encoding O-antigen ligase family protein; protein product: MKRMKKILTFPPAREIEAGDLEGTSGTAGHVGLLLKFTAFAVFFFPSNMVVKPIGAVGTVPIMLALLLLAFWLCSAFFGLHHPLRTRHPGRLGLGLLWVGTCASYVALFSGFTGNTNVSAQAAADRWLILILACGGIALVASEAVRTLDNAMSLVRAILAGAFFCCLVALVQFLFRVNPMLWIQEAMPGFTDNGGNTAFQVRGLMTRVAGSTFHSIELAVVCAMLLPLSIWRAIYDRTGYKWLHWTGTALLIVAIASTVSRSGVLGLFLGMLVFIPFLPRSARRWAVVAAPAAMAALFLAIPGLVGTLTSSFTAGDSDPSLTTRTNNYPRVAEMFGELPFLGLGPGNYMPENALYILDNQYLNSLVTLGLVGFIGMVAYLILPAVSSFIAARASRIPALRCLAGAAAAAGAVAAGCSLTFDSMAFPVFALVYPFVIGLGGGAWIMIRREIELRETTAPDLFKNGPPQDGHLRNPSTPNVEAITWTR